Proteins from one Malaya genurostris strain Urasoe2022 chromosome 2, Malgen_1.1, whole genome shotgun sequence genomic window:
- the LOC131429059 gene encoding uncharacterized protein K02A2.6-like has protein sequence MRKLGLAEHERYVSYILPKLPKEFSFVQTVNKLKSLFGAKESVISRRYRCLQITKNPTEDHVAFACRVNKACVEFELGRLTEEQFKCLVYVCGLKSESDVEIRTRLLTKIEDSNDVTLEQLSEECQRIFNLKHDSAMIESQTPYGQVQSIRKFGGKLFGKRDREQSKRLSSNAVKKPSYPCWLCGSLHYSQDCSYKYHKCSDCGSFGHREGYCDSAKSRKPRSRRKKRDVSAKVVVVDVCSVQQRRRFVSVAVSGIDIRLQLDTASDITVISKDIWKKLGSPVLSPATVKARTASGSILKLDGEFESDVTIGKCTRRELIRVTEKQLHLLGTDMVDSFNLWSVPMDTFCCHVLSSPTSTSTLKTMFPKVFNDQLGLCCKTKIKLELKENVRPIFCPKRPVAYAMYGAVDRELERLQKLNIITSVEYSEWAAPIVVVRKANGSIRICGDYSTGLNAALQPNQYLLPLPDDFFAKLANCQVFSQIDLSDAFLQVEVDERYRKLLTINTHRGLYSYNRLPPGVKVAPGSFQQIIDTMLAGLECTCGYLDDVIVGGQNVEKHDRNLQAVLKRIQDFGFTIRVDKCAFRKQQVQYVGHVIDSRGLRPDPAKIEAISKMPNPTDVSGVRSFLGAINYYGKFVPNMRELRFPLDNLLKSDAKFQWTPECQKAFEQFKRILSSDLLLTHYDPKREIIVSADASSVGLGATISHKFPDGTIKVVQHASRALTKAEQNYSQPDREGLAIIFAVTKFHKMLFGRHFRLQTDHQPLLRIFGSKKGIPIYTANRLQRFALNLLLYDFDIEYVPTHKFGNADLLSRLINQYVKPEEDYVIASLNLQALKKSPCRRGSQVSRIKSS, from the coding sequence ATGCGAAAGTTGGGTTTAGCAGAGCATGAAAGGTACGTGAGTTACATTTTACCCAAACTGCCAAAAGAATTCAGTTTCGTCCAGACAGTGAACAAGCTTAAGAGTCTGTTTGGAGCGAAAGAATCGGTTATTAGTCGCCGTTACCGATGTCTGCAAATAACGAAGAATCCTACTGAGGATCACGTAGCATTTGCCTGCCGTGTAAACAAAGCTTGTGTGGAGTTTGAGCTGGGAAGGCTCACCGAGGAGCAGTTCAAATGCTTGGTGTATGTGTGTGGACTGAAATCCGAGAGTGATGTCGAGATACGTACCCGTCTCCTCACCAAAATCGAAGACAGTAATGACGTTACCTTGGAGCAGCTTTCAGAAGAGTGTCAGCGCATATTCAATCTTAAACATGACAGCGCCATGATTGAATCGCAGACTCCGTACGGTCAGGTACAATCAATTAGGAAGTTTGGTGGAAAGTTGTTCGGCAAGCGTGACCGAGAGCAATCAAAACGTCTTTCTTCTAATGCCGTCAAGAAGCCAAGTTACCCGTGTTGGCTTTGTGGTTCGTTACACTACAGTCAGGATTGCAGTTATAAATATCACAAATGTTCCGATTGTGGTTCTTTTGGACATCGTGAAGGGTACTGCGATAGTGCCAAATCCAGGAAACCCAGAAGCAGGCGTAAGAAACGTGATGTATCAGCGAAGGTGGTAGTAGTTGATGTTTGTAGTGTGCAGCAACGACGCAGATTTGTTTCCGTTGCCGTGTCCGGAATAGACATTCGACTGCAACTCGACACCGCTTCTGACATCACAGTAATCAGCAAGGACATTTGGAAGAAACTTGGCAGCCCTGTCTTATCTCCTGCGACAGTGAAGGCAAGAACAGCATCTGGTAGCATCTTGAAGCTCGACGGTGAATTCGAATCTGATGTCACTATTGGAAAGTGCACTCGACGTGAACTAATCCGTGTCACAGAAAAACAACTTCATTTACTTGGCACTGATATGGTCGACAGTTTCAACCTTTGGTCCGTACCCATGGACACTTTTTGTTGTCATGTGTTAAGCTCTCCGACATCAACTAGCACACTCAAAACCATGTTTCCTAAGGTTTTCAACGATCAGTTAGGTTTAtgctgtaaaacaaaaatcaagctggAACTGAAGGAAAATGTTCGTCCCATTTTCTGCCCGAAACGTCCTGTGGCTTACGCAATGTATGGTGCCGTTGACCGGGAACTAGAGCGTTTGCAAAAACTTAACATCATCACGTCGGTTGAATATTCGGAGTGGGCCGCTCCGATCGTCGTCGTCCGTAAAGCTAACGGATCTATACGAATTTGTGGAGATTATTCCACTGGATTGAATGCAGCTCTTCAACCGAATCAGTATCTACTTCCATTGCCGGATGATTTTTTCGCCAAGCTGGCTAATTGTCAGGTATTCAGCCAGATTGATTTATCCGACGCTTTCCTACAGGTGGAAGTCGATGAGCGGTACCGTAAGTTGCTCACTATCAATACACATCGTGGTCTCTATTCCTACAACCGCCTACCGCCTGGTGTAAAAGTTGCACCtggttcatttcaacaaatcaTAGACACAATGCTAGCTGGTCTAGAATGCACCTGTGGCTATCTTGATGACGTCATAGTTGGTGGTCAAAATGTAGAGAAACATGATCGTAACTTACAAGCAGTCTTGAAGCGAATCCAAGATTTCGGTTTCACCATACGAGTTGATAAATGTGCATTCCGTAAGCAGCAAGTACAGTATGTGGGACACGTCATCGATAGTCGTGGTTTACGTCCGGATCCAGCCAAGATTGAGGCGATATCCAAGATGCCCAATCCTACTGATGTATCCGGCGTGCGATCTTTTCTCGGTGCTATCAACTATTATGGGAAGTTCGTGCCCAACATGAGAGAGTTACGTTTTCCGCTTgataatcttctgaaatctgatGCTAAGTTCCAATGGACACCTGAATGTCAGAAAGCGTTCGAGCAATTTAAGAGAATTCTCTCCTCGGATCTACTTCTTACGCATTATGATCCTAAGCGTGAGATAATCGTATCGGCCGACGCTTCTTCCGTTGGTCTAGGCGCTACGATTAGTCACAAGTTTCCTGATGGCACAATTAAGGTCGTTCAACACGCTTCCAGAGCGCTAACGAAAGCCGAGCAGAATTACAGTCAACCGGATCGTGAGGGTTTAGCCATCATATTCGCCGTTACGAAATTCCATAAAATGCTTTTCGGAAGGCATTTTCGGTTGCAAACCGATCATCAACCGTTGCTTCGCATCTTCGGATCTAAGAAGGGAATTCCGATCTACACCGCCAACCGTCTTCAACGTTTCGCGTTGAACCTCCTGCTCTACGATTTCGACATTGAATATGTTCCCACTCACAAGTTTGGTAATGCCGATTTATTGTCCCGTTTGATCAATCAGTACGTCAAGCCTGAAGAGGATTATGTCATCGCGAGCCTCAacctacagg